A genomic window from Betta splendens chromosome 24, fBetSpl5.4, whole genome shotgun sequence includes:
- the LOC114849587 gene encoding adhesion G-protein coupled receptor F1-like, with protein sequence MYSWVFVIIMGALCTCSKVSAAGDSYDGELGMEANITLDVQTILTSLNTSQGLIVTNLNGANNTVTFLKEEVAAECLIIGSDSSCNCSTGYTWSNDVCYTYSCCNDSTCTANVSYITPLCIPKVKVQIDGSVTFYSTWDSHNTDLIGNSLRSLNGLQALTVTKSTTQSAAILANVSVKIVTSKLQDLINNLQISLNATIMVNILGMVTILSPNTSVCYESSTVLKCTLEQKTDSAGWTLNQNGLNPGIVVQLNNSCAPTESSSCTALTLQKVTGAWAGTYKCTFTTGSVTHTATTQLDVSLLPDVITMETSPLTADCSQLPKNIPLTVSTTILPSSGNYVVWWNCSSGISTCELNSPANNKCNAIISCPQNSVPLFVNVTFKNTKGQTKTAQVSIPVISAQSRFCQSEDIWPKTPIGYTVFNLTCATGRSGNKSRYCDNTGWQPVFDNCVNEELNKALNDANNFLMGLGGTQEKATTIFETIRNTSNTGSNTSIADISASINVLNVMAQASENIVLTDSIFPTFVNAASNMVNQTWKAVNTSILYSMSSSYLQSVENLVANIKVNGSQGVDSTNMNLTFCSGAECHMTVFDIAVNINMTNGTLKVFAVKNLVDKLNNNYKNTDATALLSATLQDNNDSSLKIELDFPNEGRSLNKAVCVFWNTTDMDWSDLGCTVNISDENHTVCVCNHLTSFSVLISKDEVSPFNTILEIITNVGLAVSIFSLMIFLTIECLVWSAVVKTNLAHFRHTAMVNIATFLLLADISFLASTRPGILPDIWCLILTMCKHLFYLAMFCWMLCLSIMLVHQLIFVFSPLSKRVFIVFSSIVGYILPLLIVGSSYAYSIYMGKPYYNKETCWLIFNNGLDSSIHAFLLPVGTIILTNIFSMMVIIFTLVKSWVPSTNKADDKMTAKSMLKVVVVLTPIFGITWIIGFFQLLYPEIDPLKFFFTILNSFQGIFILLTGCFTEQKIREELYKMLTAKSNGTYDSTKNLISATDTRVK encoded by the exons ATGTATTCCTGGGTATTTGTAATTATAATGGGAGCACTGTGCACCTGTTCTAAG GTCTCTGCAGCAG GTGATTCCTACGATGGTGAGTTGGGGATGGAGGCTAACATCACACTAGATGTGCAGACCATTCTGACCAGTTTGAATACATCACAAGGACTTATAGTGACCAATTTAAATGGAGCTAACAACACAGTGACCTTCTTAAAAGAGGAAGTAGCAGCAG AGTGCCTCATTATTGGAAGTGACAGTAGCTGCAACTGCTCTACTGGCTACACTTGGAGCAACGACGTGTGCTACACTTACAGCTGTTGCAATGATAGTACTTGCACAGCAAATGTGTCCTACATAACACCACTCTGCATTCCCAAAGTCAAag TTCAAATCGATGGCTCAGTTACCTTCTATTCAACATGGGATTCACATAATACTGATTTG ATTGGAAACAGCCTTCGAAGTCTGAATGGCCTTCAGGCCCTGACTGTAACAAAGAG tacCACCCAATCTGCAGCTATTCTGGCAAACGTCAGTGTTAAGATTGTGACCTCAAAACTTCAAGACTTAATTAACAATCTACAAATAAGTCTTAATGCTACAATTATGGTCAACATTCTAG GAATGGTCACTATATTGTCTCCTAACACTTCAGTATGCTATGAGTCCAGCACAGTACTCAAATGCACTCTTGAGCAGAAGACAGACAGTGCTGGTTGGACACTAAATCAGAATGGGCTCAACCCTGGCATTGTTGTCCAACTGAACAACAGCTGTGCCCCAACAGAAAGCAGCTCTTGTACTGCCCTTACACTTCAGAAGGTGACAGGCGCCTGGGCAG gtacatacaaatgtacatTCACTACTGGGTCAGTTACACACACAGCCACGACACAACTAGATGTTTCACTCTTGCCTGATGTGATCACCATGGAGACTAGTCCTCTCACAGCAGACTGTTCGCAACTGCCCAAAAATATTCCATTAACTGTTTCTACCACCATCCTACCAAGTTCAGGGAACTATGTGGTTTGGTGGAACTGTAGTTCTGGGATTAGTACGTGTGAACTAAACAGCCCAG CTAACAACAAATGCAATGCAATCATCAGTTGCCCACAAAACTCTGTTCCACTGTTTGTTAATGTGACTTTCAAAAACACGAAAGGCCAAACTAAAACTGCACAAGTGTCTATCCCAGTCATTTCTG CCCAAAGCAGATTTtgccaaagtgaggacatttggcCAAAAACCCCAATTGGATACACTGTGTTTAATCTGACATGTGCCACAGGCAGATCTGGCAATAAGTCACGTTATTGTGACAATACTGGGTGGCAACCGGTCTTTGACAACTGTGTTAACGAAGAGTTGAATAAAGCTTTAAATGACGCAAAT AACTTCCTGATGGGACTGGGGGGCACTCAAGAAAAGGCCACTACCATATTTGAAACAATCAGAAACACTTCAAACACTGGTTCCAATACTAGTATTGCTGACATTTCTGCATCCATTAACGTTCTAAATGTTATGGCCCAAGCTTCGGAAAATATTGTCTTAACAGATTCAATCTTCCCC ACTTTTGTTAATGCAGCCAGCAATATGGTGAACCAGACCTGGAAGGCAGTCAACACGTCTATTCTTTATTCAATGTCATCAAGTTATCTTCAGTCTGTGGAGAATCTAGTAGCGAACATCAAGGTCAACGGCAGCCAAGGGGTTGACAGTACAAACATGAACCTCACGTTCTGCTCCGGTGCTGAATGTCACATGACCGTATTTGACATTGCTGTGAATATAAACATGACCAATGGAACACTGAAAGTTTTTGCTGTGAAAAATCTAGTGGATAAGTTAAACAATAACTACAAGAACACGGATGCTACTGCCCTCTTATCGGCCACACTGCAGGATAACAATGATTCATCTTTAAAAATTGAACTGGATTTTCCTAATGAGGGACGAAGCCTAaataaagcagtgtgtgtgttctggaacACCACAGACATGGATTGGTCAGATCTAGGATGCACTGTCAACATCAGTGATGAAaaccacacagtgtgtgtgtgcaaccaCCTGACTTCCTTTTCTGTGCTCATATCCAAGGATGAGGTATCTCCATTTAATACCATTCTAGAAATAATCACCAATGTGGGCCTGGCTGTGTCCATCTTCTCCCTGATGATCTTCCTGACTATTGAGTGTCTTGTCTGGTCGGCTGTAGTCAAGACCAACCTTGCCCATTTTCGTCACACAGCTATGGTGAACATTGCCACGTTCCTTTTGCTAGCAGACATCAGTTTTCTGGCTTCTACTCGTCCTGGAATTCTCCCAGACATCTGGTGCCTAATCTTGACTATGTGCAAACACCTGTTTTATTTGGCCATGTTTTGCTGGATGCTGTGCCTGAGCATCATGCTTGTCCACCAGCTCATCTTTGTTTTCAGCCCACTGAGCAAAAGAGTTTTCATAGTCTTCTCCAGCATTGTGGGTTATATTCTCCCACTGCTAATAGTGGGATCAAGCTATGCGTACAGTATCTACATGGGAAAACCCTATTATAATAAAGAAACATGCTGGCTCATCTTTAATAACGGCTTGGATAGCTCCATACATGCTTTTCTTCTCCCTGTGGGAACAATTATTTTGACTAATATCTTCTCCATGATGGTCATCATTTTTACATTGGTGAAGTCCTGGGTCCCCAGCACCAATAAAGCAGATGACAAAATGACAGCCAAAAGCATGTTGAAGGTGGTGGTCGTTTTAACACCCATATTTGGAATAACATGGATTATTGGCTTTTTTCAACTCCTGTATCCCGAAATAGATCCACTGAAGTTCTTTTTCACCATCCTCAATTCTTTTCAG GGCATTTTTATTTTGCTAACAGGAtgtttcacagagcagaag ATCCGTGAGGAACTGTATAAGATGCTAACG GCGAAGTCGAACGGAACCTATGATTCCACTAAGAATTTGATTTCAGCCACAGACACAAGAGTGAAATAA